From a region of the Lactuca sativa cultivar Salinas chromosome 4, Lsat_Salinas_v11, whole genome shotgun sequence genome:
- the LOC111914744 gene encoding uncharacterized protein LOC111914744: MGKWNYRRRWTPKNYYRDQRVPSPPTYYDTEFKFRGAWKNEELPWEERFCLSVGIPWEKIVNAKNYMNCYDNVINWNDSAGEASFSEAKNRFWAKINEIPIDKSQPNLDPDMYNHDIDWNPEIDLELIKDLDRAYFNPDEPQKVETLDGIRSNNDGFVPGCIIGLNEMNKGSENPWERSKNDKINGWDCFNNSVNKNIDPWERGATQEDREIKDCGWGGGGVSGSWHNDMMTRGGGANKSWKRVDDNSKNSWGNNRNTQRHEHNAYVGTSQGTQRGNNRGNFGRGQYNGSGWDSKVGSLKREGSQQYTSTYKSARLQYDDYRARGNQYRR, encoded by the exons atgggTAAGTGGAATTATCGAAGGAGATGGACTCCGAAGAATTATTATCGCGATCAAAGAGTACCATCGCCCCCTACATATTACGATACGGAGTTTAAATTTCGTG GAGCTTGGAAGAATGAGGAGCTACCATGGGAAGAAAGATTCTGCCTTTCAGTAGGAATCCCTTGGGAAAAGATTGTGAATGCTAAAAACTACATGAACTGCTATGACAATGTGATAAACTGGAATGATTCAGCTGGTGAAGCATCATTTTCTGAAGCCAAGAACCGATTTTGGGCAAAAATTAACGAAATCCCAATTGACAAATCTCAACCTAATCTTGATCCAGACATGTATAACCATGACATTGATTGGAATCCAGAGATTGATCTTGAATTAATCAAGGATTTGGATCGAGCATATTTCAACCCTGATGAGCCACAAAAAGTTGAAACTCTTGATGGGATTAGGAGCAACAATGACGGTTTCGTCCCTGGATGTATTATAGGATTGAATGAAATGAATAAAGGTAGTGAGAATCCTTGGGAACGTAGTAAAAATGATAAAATCAACGGTTGGGATTGTTTTAATAATTCTGTAAATAAGAATATAGATCCTTGGGAGAGAGGAGCTACTCAAGAAGATAGAGAAATAAAGGATTGTGGATGGGGTGGGGGTGGTGTAAGTGGGTCATGGCACAATGACATGATGACACGTGGAGGTGGAGCAAATAAGTCATGGAAAAGGGTAGATGATAATTCTAAAAACTCTTGGGGAAATAATAGAAATACTCAAAGACATGAACACAATGCATATGTTGGCACTTCACAAGGAACACAAAGGGGAAATAACAGGGGTAATTTTGGTAGAGGGCAATATAATGGAAGTGGTTGGGATTCTAAAGTTGGTTCCCTAAAAAGGGAAGGTTCTCAACAGTATACATCAACTTATAAAAGTGCTAGACTTCAATATGATGATTATAGGGCTAGAGGTAATCAGTATCGAAGGTGA